A window from Primulina eburnea isolate SZY01 chromosome 2, ASM2296580v1, whole genome shotgun sequence encodes these proteins:
- the LOC140823665 gene encoding LOW QUALITY PROTEIN: callose synthase 5-like (The sequence of the model RefSeq protein was modified relative to this genomic sequence to represent the inferred CDS: inserted 1 base in 1 codon) translates to MASAAGNHDQSALTRRPSRSAATTTFSMEVFDNEVVPSSLQSSIAPILRVATEIQNERPRVAYLCRFYAFEKAHRLDPNSSGRGVRQFKTSLHQRLERDNASTLASRVKKTDAREIESFYKQFYEHYVVALNKGEQADRAQLGKAYQTAGVLFEVLCAVNKTEKVEEVAPEIMAAANDVQAKKEIYAPYNILPLDSAGASQSIMQLEEVKASVAALRNTNGLTWPSSFEQQKQKNGELDLLDWLRAMFGFQRDNVRNQREHLILLLANIHIRLIPKPEPQNILDNRAVDALLNKLFKNYKTWCKYLGRKHSLRLPQGQQEVQQRKILYMGLYLLIWGEAANLRFMPECLCYIFHNMAYELHGLLAGNVSIVTGENIKPSYGGDDESFLRKVITPIYRVIEKESKKAKNGKAPHSAWCNYDDLNEYFWSSDCFSLGWPMRDDGEFFKSIREMPQGKRAPRRKPGKLGKSFFAETRSFWHIFRSFDRLWTFLILGLQIMIIIAWSDLSVFDIFQKNVVYKMSSIFITAAFLRFLQSMLDFILNFPGYLRWKFTHVSRNVLKIIVSLAWSIILPVCYMHQNNSFSFGKIKDVLSFLDKIKGVPPLYIMVVAVYLLPNLLAAMFFIFPMLRRWIENSDWLIVRFLLWWSQPRIYVGRGMHESQLTLIKYTLFWVLLLCSKFAFSYFLMIKPLVKPTKDIMDIHRVEYAWHEFFPNAKHSYGAIVALWVPVIMVYFMDLQIWYAIYSTLYGGFIGAFDRLGEIRTLSMLRSRFQSLPGAFNTYLVPSDKTRKRGFSLSKRFTEVTASRRSEAAKFAQLWNEIICSFREEDLISDREMDLLLVPYSSDPSLKLIQWPPFLLASKIPIALDMAAQFRSKDADLWKRICADEYMKCAVIECYESFKLILNALIVGETEKRIIGVIIKEVESNISKSTFLANFRMKPLPDLCKKFVELVNILKDGDPSKKDSVVLLLQDMLEVVTRDMIVNEIRELAELVHNSKDTGKQLFANIVFPPPNTAQWEEQIRRLYLLLTVKESAMDVPTNLEARRRIAFFSNSLFMNMPRAPRVRKMLSFSVMTPYYSEETVYSKSDLDMENEDGVSIIYYLQKIYPDEWNNFMERINCKGYEIWENEENVLQLRHWASLRGQTLCRTIRGMMYYRRALKLQAFLDMATEDEILEGYKTITEPSEEDKKSQRSVYTQLEAVADMKFTYVATCQNYGNQKRSGDRRATDILNLMVNNPSLRVAYIDEVEEREGGKNQKVYYSVLVKAVENLDQEIYRIKLPGSAKVGEGKPENQNHAIIFTRGEALQTIDMNQDNYLEEAFKMRNLLEEFNEDHGVRPPTILGVREHIFTGSVSSLAWFMSNQETSFVTIGQRVLARPLKVRFHYGHPDVFDRIFHLTRGGISKASKGINLSEDIFAGFNSTLRRGNVTHHEYIQVGXGRDVGLNQISLFEAKVACGNGEQTLSRDLYRLGHRFDFFRMLSCYYTTTGFYVSSMLVVLTVYAYLYGKLYLSLSGLENTLVRFARSKGDDALKAVIASQSIVQLGILMTLPMLMEIGLERGFRTAAGDIIIMQLQLASVFFTFSLGTKLHYFGRTILHGGAKYRATGRGFVVRHEKFAENYRMYSRSHFTKALELLILLVSYQAYGSAAPNSKFYLVLTFSMWFLVGSWLFAPFLFNPSGFEWQKIVDDFDDWTKWMSNRGGIGVPANKSWESWWEEEQEHLQSTGLSGRFWEIILTLRFLIYQYGIVYQLNVTQHNKSFMVYGLSWLVIVAAMLILKIVSLGRKKFSADFQLMFRLLKLFLFFGLVAALVIMIKFLELTLGDIFASFVAFLPTGWALLQLSQACRPLVKGLGMWVSVKALARGYEYLMALVIFAPVAVLAWFPFVSEFQTRLLFNQAFSRGLQIQRILAGGKKHK, encoded by the exons ATGGCGTCAGCGGCGGGGAATCATGATCAGTCTGCGCTGACTCGGCGGCCGTCGCGCAGCGCTGCGACCACGACGTTCTCCATGGAGGTGTTCGACAATGAGGTGGTTCCCTCCTCGCTACAGTCGTCCATTGCCCCCATCCTCCGCGTCGCCACTGAAATCCAGAACGAACGCCCCCGTGTTGCCTACCTTT gtCGGTTTTATGCGTTTGAGAAGGCACACAGGTTGGACCCAAATTCTAGTGGACGTGGTGTGCGACAATTTAAAACCAGTCTCCATCAAAGGCTAGAAAGG GACAATGCATCAACTCTTGCATCTCGGGTCAAGAAGACCGATGCTCGGGAAATTGAGAGCTTTTACAAACAATTCTATGAGCACTATGTTGTGGCACTTAACAAGGGGGAGCAAGCTGACAG AGCTCAGCTTGGAAAAGCTTACCAGACAGCAGGGGTGCTATTTGAAGTACTTTGTGCAGTTAATAAGACAGAAAAAGTCGAGGAAGTTGCTCCCGAG ATTATGGCTGCAGCTAATGATGTCCAGGCAAAGAAGGAAATTTATGCTCCATATAACATTCTCCCCCTGGATTCTGCTGGTGCTTCACAATCCATAATGCAGCTGGAAGAG GTTAAAGCTTCTGTGGCTGCCTTACGGAATACCAATGGCTTAACTTGGCCATCCTCATTTGAACAGCAAAAGCAAAAAAATGGGGAGTTGGACCTCCTTGATTGGCTGCGAGCCATGTTTGGGTTTCAG AGGGACAATGTCAGGAACCAAAGGGAGCATTTGATTTTGTTGCTTGCTAATATTCACATAAGGCTAATCCCCAAGCCCGAACCACAAAACATA CTTGACAATCGAGCCGTTGATGCTCTCCTCAACAAGCTCTTCAAGAACTACAAGACATGGTGTAAATACTTGGGGAGAAAACACAGTTTAAG GCTTCCTCAAGGGCAGCAGGAAGTGCAACAGAGGAAGATACTTTACATGGGCCTTTATCTTCTTATCTGGGGTGAAGCAGCTAACTTGCGATTCATGCCAGAGTGTCTATGCTACATTTTTCATAAT ATGGCATATGAACTGCATGGACTCTTGGCTGGAAATGTTAGCATTGTCACAGGAGAAAACATCAAGCCCTCTTATGGTGGGGACGACGAATCTTTTTTACGAAAAGTTATAACCCCCATTTATCGAGTGATTGAAAAG GAATCCAAGAAAGCGAAAAATGGGAAAGCCCCCCACTCAGCTTGGTGCAATTATGATGATCTGAACGAGTATTTCTG GTCGTCGGACTGCTTTTCTTTGGGTTGGCCTATGCGTGATGATGGTGAATTTTTCAAATCAATACGAGAGATGCCGCAG GGAAAACGTGCTCCTCGGAGAAAGCCAGGAAAATTGGGAAAATCTTTCTTTGCTGAAACCCGATCATTTTGGCATATTTTTCGAAGTTTTGATCGTCTCTGGACATTTCTCATTCTTGGTCTGCAG ATCATGATTATCATTGCATGGAGTGATCTCTCGGTGTTTGATATCTTCCAGAAAAATGTCGTATATAAAATGTCCAGTATTTTCATCACCGCGGCCTTTCTTCGCTTCCTTCAGA GTATGTTGGATTTCATTCTGAACTTCCCGGGGTATCTTAGATGGAAGTTTACTCATGTCTCAAGGAATGTTCTGAAGATAATTGTCAGTCTTGCATGGTCCATAATCCTTCCAGTGTGCTATATGCACCAAAACAATTCATTTTCATTTGGAAAAATCAAGGATGTCCTCTCGTTCCTTGATAAAATTAAGGGTGTGCCTCCTTTATACATCATGGTGGTGGCTGTATACCTGCTACCAAATTTATTGGCAGCGATGTTCTTTATTTTCCCAATGTTGCGTCGCTGGATCGAGAACTCTGATTGGCTTATTGTTAGGTTTCTTCTATGGTGGTCACAG CCTAGAATCTATGTCGGGAGGGGAATGCATGAAAGTCAACTTACCCTCATCAA atacactttattttgggtgcTGCTTTTGTGTTCAAAGTTTGCCTTTAGCTATTTTCTAATG ATTAAACCTTTGGTGAAGCCCACCAAAGATATAATGGACATTCACCGAGTTGAATATGCTTGGCACGAGTTTTTCCCAAATG CCAAGCACAGCTATGGAGCTATTGTTGCCCTTTGGGTACCTGTCATCATG GTTTACTTTATGGACCTCCAAATCTGGTATGCTATATACTCTACCTTGTACGGAGGTTTCATTGGTGCCTTTGATCGACTTGGAGAG ATTCGAACTCTCAGCATGCTCAGGTCACGTTTCCAGTCCTTACCCGGTGCATTCAACACTTACTTGGTGCCTTCTGATAAAACTAGGAAAAGAGGGTTCTCTCTCTCTAAGCGCTTTACTGAG GTTACTGCAAGTAGAAGAAGTGAAGCTGCTAAATTTGCTCAGCTGTGGAATGAAATCATATGTAGCTTCCGCGAAGAAGATCTCATAAGTGACAG GGAGATGGATCTGCTGCTAGTTCCTTATTCCTCAGATCCAAGCCTGAAATTGATTCAGTGGCCCCCTTTTTTACTTGCTAGCAAG ATTCCAATTGCATTAGATATGGCAGCTCAATTTCGGTCAAAGGATGCTGACCTTTGGAAGCGTATTTGTGCCGATGAGTATATGAAATGTGCTGTCATAGAGTGCTATGAGTCATTTAAACTCATTCTTAATGCCTTGATCGTTGGAGAAACTGAGAAAAG GATAATCGGAGTTATCATAAAAGAAGTCGAAAGTAACATTTCGAAGAGCACATTCCTTGCAAATTTTAGAATGAAACCTTTACCAGATCTTTGTAAAAAGTTTGTGGAACTTGTCAATATATTG AAAGATGGTGATCCATCCAAGAAAGATAGTGTTGTTTTGTTGCTTCAAGATATGTTAGAAGTAGTTACCCGTGACATGATAGTGAATGAGATCCG CGAATTGGCCGAACTCGTTCATAACAGCAAGGATACAGGAAAACAACTTTTTGCCAACATTGTGTTCCCTCCCCCAAATACAGCTCAATGGGAAGAACAG ATTCGACGTCTCTATCTTCTCCTAACTGTAAAAGAATCTGCAATGGATGTGCCAACAAACCTTGAAGCACGCCGGAGGATAGCATTTTTCTCAAATTCACTTTTTATGAACATGCCTCGTGCGCCTCGAGTTCGCAAAATGTTGTCATTCAG TGTTATGACTCCATACTACAGTGAGGAGACTGTCTATTCCAAGAGTGACCTTGATATGGAGAATGAAGATGGTGTGTCGATCATATATTACCTTCAAAAAATTTATCCAG ATGAATGGAATAATTTCATGGAGCGTATAAATTGCAAAGGATATGAAATTTGGgaaaatgaagaaaatgttCTTCAATTACGCCATTGGGCTTCGTTGAGAGGACAAACTCTTTGCCGAACAA TTAGAGGGATGATGTATTATAGAAGGGCCTTGAAACTTCAGGCATTTCTTGACATGGCAACAGAAGATG AGATACTTGAAGGCTATAAAACTATCACAGAACCATCGGAGGAAGATAAGAAAAGTCAAAGATCAGTGTACACTCAATTAGAGGCTGTCGCTGACATGAAATTTACTTATGTTGCCACCTGCCAGAACTACGGAAACCAGAAGCGAAGTGGAGATCGTCGTGCAACTGATATTTTAAATCTCATGGTTAA TAATCCATCTCTCCGTGTAGCATATATAGATGAAGTTGAAGAAAGAGAAGGTGGAAAAAACCAAAAGGTTTACTATTCTGTATTGGTAAAAGCTGTTGAGAATCTTGATCAG GAAATCTATCGTATAAAGTTGCCTGGGTCGGCAAAGGTGGGAGAAGGGAAGCCTGAAAATCAAAATCATGCTATCATTTTCACTCGTGGAGAAGCTCTTCAGACCATTGATATGAACCAG GACAACTACTTGGAAGAAGCCTTCAAGATGCGCAACTTGCTTGAGGAATTTAATGAGGACCACGGAGTGCGACCGCCAACTATCCTGGGTGTTCGCGAGCATATATTCACAGGAAG TGTTTCGTCTCTGGCTTGGTTTATGTCGAATCAAGAAACTAGCTTTGTCACCATTGGTCAGAGAGTTCTTGCAAGACCTTTGAA GGTGAGATTCCATTATGGACATCCAGATGTTTTTGACAGAATTTTTCACCTTACTCGTGGGGGGATCAGTAAGGCTTCCAAGGGCATTAATCTTAGTGAGGATATATTTGCTG GTTTTAATTCAACTTTAAGACGTGGAAATGTTACTCATCATGAATATATCCAAGTCG AAGGGAGAGATGTTGGCCTAAACCAAATCTCACTTTTTGAAGCCAAGGTTGCTTGTGGTAATGGGGAGCAGACACTCAGCCGTGATCTCTACAGATTGGGTCATCGTTTTGATTTCTTCCGTATGTTGTCATGTTACTATACTACCACTGGGTTTTATGTGAGCTCCATG CTGGTGGTCCTTACAGTGTATGCATACTTGTATGGCAAGCTATATCTTTCACTGAGTGGACTCGAGAATACCTTAGTAAGATTTGCAAGATCCAAGGGAGATGATGCTCTGAAGGCTGTCATTGCATCACAATCTATTGTGCAACTTGGTATACTGATGACATTGCCAATGCTCATGGAAATTGGACTTGAGAGGGGTTTCAGAACTGCGGCTGGAGACATAATAATCATGCAGCTCCAACTGGCATCTGTTTTCTTTACTTTTTCTCTGGGGACAAAGCTTCATTACTTTGGGAGAACAATATTGCATGGTGGagccaagtacagagccacagGGCGTGGTTTTGTCGTGAGACATGAGAAGTTTGCTGAGAACTACCGAATGTACTCGCGAAGTCATTTCACTAAAGCTCTGGAACTGTTGATTTTGCTCGTATCTTATCAAGCTTATGGCTCAGCAGCTCCTAACTCAAAATTTTACCTAGTCCTCACCTTCTCGATGTGGTTTCTCGTTGGTTCTTGGTTGTTTGCTCCTTTTCTTTTCAATCCCTCTGGATTTGAATGGCAGAAGATAGTGGATGATTTTGACGATTGGACCAAGTGGATGAGTAACAGAGGTGGTATAGGTGTTCCAGCAAACAAGAGTTGGGAATCCTGGTGGGAAGAGGAACAAGAGCATCTCCAAAGCACGGGTCTGTCAGGACGGTTCTGGGAAATCATCCTTACTCTCCGCTTTCTCATATACCAATATGGGATCGTTTATCAGTTGAATGTCACCCAACATAACAAAAGTTTTATG GTTTATGGTTTATCTTGGCTAGTCATTGTTGCTGCTATGCTCATCCTAAAG ATTGTGTCGTTGGGGAGGAAGAAATTCAGCGCCGATTTCCAGCTTATGTTCAGACTACTAAAGCTATTCCTATTCTTCGGTTTAGTTGCCGCACTTGTGATAATGATAAAATTCCTTGAGCTCACACTAGGAGATATATTTGCCAGTTTCGTAGCGTTTTTGCCAACAGGCTGGGCTCTTCTGCAGTTATCGCAAGCTTGCAGGCCTTTAGTGAAGGGATTAGGAATGTGGGTTTCTGTTAAAGCTCTAGCAAGAGGGTATGAATATCTAATGGCATTAGTAATATTTGCTCCTGTGGCTGTCTTGGCTTGGTTCCCCTTTGTATCCGAATTCCAAACGAGGCTGCTTTTCAACCAGGCTTTCAGCAGGGGGCTACAGATTCAACGTATTCTGGCTGGTGGAAAGAAGCACAAATGA